Proteins from a single region of Trichoplusia ni isolate ovarian cell line Hi5 chromosome 3, tn1, whole genome shotgun sequence:
- the LOC113491686 gene encoding uncharacterized protein LOC113491686 isoform X4, translated as MELADVPRHRPLAFDKMESLIKEMQDSETGVPVRSQKLFLSVIPSAFMGYDLVEWLMERFNLDETSNGECNVNGSGPWGLTRRRNPVELSYSEKYKLYPQVLIFEAINLANQLCQYGYFFPVNDLKNLVLKDDSSLYRFQSPYYWPWQAPRVAGGSSAPTLGPDNVEYAIYLVKRTLRNKQRHGLEEYEQEALANLKKNLAAKWDFINMQAEEQVRLAKERKKGDKIVSDSQERAYWRVARPPPGVASALEPCPVPVRARHHRAKKRTIHQLTREIEHLKASLDRTRVKTSIALEALVAYSETFAPYDPWLTPPQPSNPWVSDDTLFWQINSPLVEVPSEKRVQRWALSIDELVSDPTGLQEFTSFLRKEYSHENIRFWLAVMDLRRSSTKQIPKKLDDIFEEFLKPGAPCEINIDGATAERVSEGIRSGSRYALDHAADHVYGLLLKKDCYPRFVRSDHFQRLLTEGRNVHQKKAKFFNFGGQVKKKPGSTSGGGVALSRRRGSDRSLSGSAHELAVCAAQPPRGQDQPSHSHSQSNLADIPFRDPLDDDTADVLPWECSSREGAYGSSSRRRQDSAADSGSSSSDVSAAVCAGERTRRLPQQSTLDGGLRGAPPPLRRLSAVEPRHLAPLGSPPHSPRPPRAAPAPPRAPAPPPHPTPTISVSSAPDDESADSPPGTGSPDEPRSIAHSDEPSSVFASADATPTEPMRPVFKIGEEKPASVSEAAAASPSPGADGSRADPPLESTSVRCVPESVVAMPSFESYDDSSVSGAVSDSRDSDRTKSSEDDVVSVKDVQSRKSSTIKENSPASSKDVSSKVEDLPGNASESDDAATSSIHVEDVSSVKEVELNEAPASAPRALAACAEASGPSAGAPGGEPASAAEGAARPPVAPLAVCEDIGVDDDSVDKVPCATLQRLAADCRPAPDTDANKNIAHKDELTSVSETNIVKRDNKSGIGDRKQRNDICPWEDENSCESDAPFVKTYATLGYL; from the exons ATGGAACTCGCTGACGTGCCTCGACACCGACCCCTCGCCTTCGATAAG ATGGAAAGTTTGATTAAAGAAATGCAAGATTCAGAAACGGGTGTACCAGTTAGAAGTCAAAAACTTTTTCTCAGCGTTATTCCTTCTGCTTTTATGG GTTATGATCTTGTTGAATGGCTAATGGAACGATTTAATCTTGATGAAACTAGTAATGGTGAGTGTAACGTAAACGGCTCCGGGCCGTGGGGACTCACGCGTCGCCGAAACCCAGTAGAACTTAGCTATAGCGAGAAGTACAAGTTGTATCCTCAGGTGTTGATAT TTGAAGCAATAAATTTAGCAAATCAGCTCTGCCAATATGGTTACTTCTTTCCTGTCAACGATTTAAAAAACCTTGTGTTAAAGGATGATTCTTCTCTTTATAGATTTCAA AGTCCGTACTACTGGCCATGGCAGGCGCCGCGCGTGGCCGGCGGCTCGAGCGCGCCGACGCTGGGGCCGGACAATGTGGAGTACGCCATCTACCTGGTGAAGCGGACGTTACGGAACAAACAACGTCATGGCCTTGAAGAGTACGAGCAGGAGGCTCTCGCTAACCTCAAGAAGAACCTCGCCGCGAAATGGGACTTCATCAATATGCAGGCGGAGGAACAG GTTCGCCTAGCAAAGGAAAGAAAGAAAGGCGATAAGATAGTGAGCGACAGCCAGGAGCGTGCGTACTGGCGTGTGGCGCGGCCCCCGCCCGGCGTGGCCAGCGCGCTGGAGCCCTGCCCCGTGCCCGTCAGGGCCCGCCATCACCGCGCCAAGAAACGGACCATACACCAGCTTACACGAgag ATTGAACATCTAAAAGCGAGCCTGGACCGTACGAGAGTGAAGACTTCTATTGCCCTAGAGGCCCTCGTGGCCTATTCGGAGACCTTCGCTCCCTACGATCCCTGGCTTACCCCGCCGCAGCCCTCCAACCCTTGGGTCAGCGACGACACCCTATTTTGGCAAATTAACAGCCCTCT TGTGGAGGTGCCGAGTGAGAAGCGTGTCCAGCGGTGGGCATTGTCCATCGACGAGTTGGTGTCGGACCCCACGGGGCTGCAGGAGTTCACCAGCTTCCTCCGCAAGGAGTACTCGCACGAGAACATCCGCTTCTGGCTCGCCGTCATGGACCTGCGCCGGAGCAGCACCAAGCAGATACCCAAGAAACTTGATGATATCTTTGA GGAGTTTCTGAAGCCGGGCGCCCCGTGTGAGATCAACATCGACGGCGCCACAGCGGAGCGCGTGTCGGAGGGCATCCGCAGCGGCTCCCGCTACGCGCTGGACCACGCCGCTGACCACGTGTACGGTCTGCTGCTCAAGAAGGACTGCTACCCAAGATTCGTACGCTCTGACCACTTTCAGAGATTGCTCACTGAAGGCAGGAATGTGCATCAGAAGAAAGCGAA GTTTTTCAACTTCGGAGGTCAAGTGAAGAAGAAGCCGGGCTCGacgagcggcggcggcgtggcgcTGTCCCGGCGGCGCGGCTCCGACCGCTCGCTGTCCGGCTCCGCGCACGAGCTGGCCGTCTGCGCCGCGCAGCCGCCGCGCGGGCAGGACCAACCCTCGCACAGCCACTCGCAGTCCAACCTCGCCGATATACCGTTTAG AGATCCTCTCGATGACGACACTGCCGACGTGTTACCGTGGGAATGTTCGTCACGCGAGGGCGCCTACGGCTCGTCGAGCAGGAGGCGGCAGGACTCGGCCGCGGACTCAGGCAGCTCATCGTCGGACGTGAGCGCGGCCGTGTGCGCGGGCGAGCGCACGCGGCGCCTGCCGCAGCAGAGCACGCTGGACGGCGGGCTGCGGGGCGCGCCCCCGCCGCTGCGCCGCCTGTCCGCCGTGGAGCCGCGCCACCTGGCGCCGCTGGGCTCGCCGCCGCActcgccgcgccccccgcgcgccgcgcccgcgcccccgcgcgctcccgcgcccccgccgcacCCCACGCCCACCATCAGCGTTAGCTCCGCGCCCGACGACGAGTCTGCTGACTCGCCGCCTGGCACCGGCTCACCGGACGAGCCGCGCTCCATAGCGCACTCCGACGAACCATCATCGGTGTTCGCGTCCGCAGACGCTACGCCTACGGAGCCGATGCGGCCGGTATTTAAGATCGGGGAAGAGAAGCCCGCGTCAGTCAGCGAGGCGGCCGCGGCATCGCCCAGCCCGGGCGCAGACGGCTCGCGCGCAGACCCGCCGCTAGAGAGCACCAGTGTCCGCTGTGTGCCGGAGTCAGTGGTGGCCATGCCGTCGTTCGAGTCGTACGACGACTCTTCCGTCTCAGGCGCCGTGTCCGACTCGAGAGATTCCGACCGGACAAAGTCGTCTGAAGATGATGTAGTTTCAGTAAAGGACGTGCAGTCTCGCAAATCGTCAACGATAAAAGAAAACAGTCCGGCCTCAAGTAAAGATGTGAGTAGCAAAGTCGAAGATCTTCCGGGCAACGCGTCAGAGAGTGACGATGCCGCTACCAGCTCCATCCACGTGGAGGACGTGTCGAGTGTGAAGGAAGTCGAGCTGAACGAGGCCCCCGCGAGTGCGCCGCGCGCGCTGGCCGCCTGCGCGGAGGCGAGCGGCCCGAGCGCGGGGGCGCCGGGCGGGGAGCCGGCCAGCGCGGCAGAGggcgccgcgcgcccgccggtGGCGCCTCTGGCGGTGTGCGAGGACATCGGCGTCGACGACGACTCGGTAGACAAAGTGCCTTGCGCGACACTACAGAGGCTCGCGGCGGACTGCAGGCCGGCGCCCGACACGGACGCCAACAAAAATATTGCTCATAAAGACGAACTGACGTCAGTCTCTGAGACTAATATTGTTAAGCGTGATAATAAAAGCGGCATCGGTGATCGTAAGCAGCGGAACGACATATGTCCATGGGAGGACGA GAATTCCTGCGAAAGTGATGCTCCATTTGTTAAAACTTATGCAACGCTcggttatttataa